The Methanosphaera sp. BMS genome contains a region encoding:
- a CDS encoding type II toxin-antitoxin system VapC family toxin: MILVDSNYMIALMNNKEKNHKRAVELASRVDNDEKVMPILMLSEAVTSIGSRKKGKEAKLLYDTLIDNFEIYFPTFNEINTAMQCVLKYDGTLALADCLAILIMKKRGITEIVSFDDDFDKVEGIVRIH, encoded by the coding sequence ATGATACTGGTTGATAGCAATTATATGATAGCTTTAATGAATAATAAAGAAAAAAATCATAAAAGGGCAGTAGAATTAGCATCCAGAGTAGATAACGATGAAAAAGTAATGCCAATATTAATGTTGTCTGAAGCTGTAACAAGTATAGGAAGTCGAAAAAAAGGTAAAGAAGCTAAATTATTATATGATACATTGATTGATAATTTTGAAATATATTTTCCAACATTTAATGAAATAAATACTGCAATGCAGTGTGTACTTAAATATGATGGTACATTAGCTTTAGCCGACTGTTTAGCTATACTTATTATGAAAAAAAGAGGAATAACTGAAATAGTTTCATTTGATGATGATTTTGATAAAGTAGAAGGAATTGTACGAATTCATTAA
- a CDS encoding STAS domain-containing protein, protein MKVLKEYDDKKLTVKIEENIDTVTAPDFENELMDEFGKFDSLILDCEKLEYISSSGLRVLVMVQKKLQPQNIPFTIINCSSSIREILTMSGFDKILDIQ, encoded by the coding sequence ATGAAAGTTTTAAAAGAGTATGATGATAAAAAATTAACCGTTAAGATTGAAGAGAATATTGATACTGTGACTGCACCTGACTTTGAAAATGAATTAATGGATGAATTCGGAAAATTTGATTCATTAATATTAGATTGTGAAAAGCTAGAATATATCTCCAGTTCCGGATTACGTGTACTCGTGATGGTACAGAAGAAATTACAACCTCAAAACATACCGTTTACAATTATCAACTGTTCATCATCCATACGTGAAATATTGACCATGTCCGGTTTTGATAAGATACTTGACATACAATAA
- a CDS encoding right-handed parallel beta-helix repeat-containing protein translates to MRNVNKITLLLLLLVFIMGVVSATDNSTAISDDTSPVDSTDSSEVANHNPIVKDDKSIKQAQNKEIIVNQRTGNDTTGLGTSDKPYRSLQKAISVSADNDKIVLSGDKYVLAATTQDIFYKNITITSNDKTVLTRESKAMDDSHVFQVANGHRVTFSDITFDRMSVKSIISNHGNLSIKNCVFKNSNVIKYTGDYYAIINNYQNMIVDNCSFINIKGNTGSALYNRQTLTVSNSNFQSNNAKNGSAIYNIGTLIVRNSKITDNTATDSGAIYNQKELTVTDTIFKNNEARASAAILNLQKATINNCEFNNNYAEGHGIIIYNRANQAELSIANSLITNNKFFEDSLIANNYKTTINNCSITDNACGDAIIYNKGTLTIVNSKTYNNEVLGWGGIIQSEGSLTATNNLFKKSLGAYKGGAICLYNSANTVISSNVFESNNANEYDGYGGAISIENAKNTTIRLNTFNNNLANIGGAIYINSSSVDVCYNKFIKNRAESGSAIYNDGNNFKIRYNNFTANPSSDVGYNVNNYGRGVTSSGNVNYYGTRYPSTIENNGNNGVITNNRFEDSLKAVSTTTTVQAVSGFIGDRITLKATVKDNANTNVEGGNVIFKLNGVTIKDNGKLTGSNNPLKVYVSNGVATTTITADISMKSISQITASYVGSTLYAKSDSGQAKAQIKPRTAMIVVSSNVKTIKQGQTLILKAQIYDTTGGTRSTNIVKYADEFVYFKVNGITLKDSKGNMLKAKIVNGVATLNYIVPLGLSGVTDGKTMTPKNHSILAGFYNKNYVEDIRNTSTFQVERSNITITIANATVNNKTHKLSLTATIKDYLGNIVAGPNKCVVKINGVSLKNATQPLYFYSTNGILKINNIDIPAYNNYKTIEIVTQDRLAYKSQRNTTTTIRVAN, encoded by the coding sequence ATGAGGAATGTTAATAAGATAACATTACTTCTATTATTGCTCGTATTTATAATGGGAGTTGTAAGTGCTACTGACAACAGCACAGCAATTAGTGACGATACAAGTCCCGTAGACAGTACGGACAGTAGTGAAGTAGCAAATCATAACCCAATAGTAAAGGATGATAAGAGCATTAAACAAGCACAAAACAAGGAGATAATAGTAAACCAGAGGACAGGTAATGACACGACCGGACTTGGTACAAGCGACAAGCCATACCGTTCACTCCAGAAGGCCATAAGCGTATCAGCGGATAATGACAAGATCGTCCTATCCGGAGATAAGTATGTTCTTGCAGCAACAACACAGGACATATTCTACAAGAACATTACCATCACATCAAATGATAAGACCGTTCTTACAAGAGAATCAAAGGCAATGGATGACAGCCACGTATTCCAAGTAGCAAACGGACATAGAGTAACCTTCTCTGATATAACCTTTGACAGGATGAGCGTCAAATCAATCATTTCAAACCATGGAAATCTAAGTATCAAAAACTGTGTGTTTAAAAACTCAAACGTAATCAAATACACGGGCGATTATTATGCAATAATAAACAACTATCAAAACATGATTGTAGACAACTGTAGCTTTATAAACATCAAGGGAAACACAGGATCTGCATTATACAACAGACAGACATTAACCGTGTCAAACAGTAACTTCCAATCCAACAATGCAAAAAACGGCAGTGCAATCTACAACATCGGAACCCTGATAGTCAGGAATTCAAAAATAACCGATAACACGGCAACAGATAGTGGGGCAATATACAATCAGAAGGAATTAACAGTAACAGATACAATATTTAAAAACAATGAAGCACGCGCCAGTGCGGCAATACTTAACCTGCAGAAGGCCACCATCAACAACTGTGAATTCAACAACAACTACGCCGAAGGCCATGGAATTATAATTTATAACAGGGCCAATCAAGCAGAACTATCCATTGCAAATTCATTGATAACCAACAACAAATTCTTTGAAGATTCACTGATAGCAAACAATTACAAGACAACCATAAACAACTGTTCAATAACAGATAATGCATGTGGAGACGCCATAATATACAACAAGGGTACCCTGACAATCGTCAATTCCAAAACGTACAATAATGAAGTGCTCGGCTGGGGTGGAATAATTCAAAGCGAAGGAAGCCTGACAGCTACAAACAACCTGTTTAAAAAGAGCCTCGGAGCATACAAGGGTGGTGCAATATGCCTGTATAACAGTGCAAACACGGTCATCTCAAGCAACGTATTCGAGTCAAACAATGCCAATGAATATGATGGATATGGAGGAGCAATATCAATAGAAAATGCCAAAAATACCACCATAAGACTTAACACATTCAACAATAACCTTGCAAACATTGGAGGAGCAATATATATCAACAGTTCATCAGTTGATGTATGCTATAATAAATTCATTAAAAACAGGGCAGAAAGCGGTTCGGCAATATACAATGACGGCAACAATTTCAAAATCAGATACAATAACTTCACGGCCAACCCATCCAGTGATGTAGGTTACAACGTCAACAACTATGGCAGAGGCGTAACCTCAAGCGGTAACGTCAACTACTATGGAACCAGGTATCCATCCACGATAGAAAATAACGGAAACAATGGTGTAATTACAAACAACAGATTTGAAGATAGCCTTAAAGCTGTAAGTACGACCACAACAGTTCAAGCGGTAAGCGGATTTATAGGTGACAGGATTACCCTTAAGGCGACCGTGAAGGACAATGCCAACACCAACGTTGAGGGTGGTAATGTAATCTTCAAGCTAAACGGCGTTACAATCAAAGATAACGGCAAGCTTACCGGTTCAAACAATCCGCTTAAGGTATACGTGTCAAATGGGGTTGCTACAACCACTATAACAGCCGATATAAGCATGAAAAGTATCTCACAGATAACAGCCAGCTATGTCGGATCAACACTTTATGCCAAATCCGATAGCGGTCAGGCAAAAGCACAGATTAAGCCAAGAACTGCCATGATAGTAGTATCAAGTAACGTTAAAACTATAAAGCAGGGACAGACATTAATACTTAAAGCACAGATTTATGACACAACCGGCGGTACACGAAGTACCAATATCGTCAAATATGCGGATGAATTCGTCTACTTCAAGGTAAACGGTATCACATTAAAGGACTCCAAAGGCAACATGCTTAAGGCAAAAATAGTAAATGGCGTTGCAACTTTAAACTACATTGTACCGCTTGGATTATCCGGTGTAACCGACGGCAAGACCATGACACCTAAGAATCATAGCATACTGGCAGGTTTCTACAACAAGAATTATGTCGAGGACATAAGAAACACATCCACTTTCCAGGTTGAAAGGTCAAATATCACCATAACGATAGCAAATGCCACGGTAAACAACAAGACACACAAACTGTCACTTACTGCTACCATCAAGGATTATCTAGGCAACATTGTGGCAGGTCCCAACAAGTGCGTGGTTAAAATAAATGGTGTAAGCCTTAAAAATGCTACTCAGCCATTATATTTCTATTCAACCAATGGTATCCTGAAGATTAACAACATTGACATACCTGCATACAATAACTATAAGACAATCGAGATAGTAACACAGGACAGACTGGCATATAAAAGCCAGCGTAACACTACCACTACTATCAGAGTGGCAAATTAA
- a CDS encoding DUF4013 domain-containing protein: MDLEDIVKDAIYYPINDTNRFIRLAIPNIILGLLIGLITLLGMGYLLQPNNISDLIYMTTGLSVILLLVVLIVVALLDSGISLDVIKNTINHNNSLPELDVKNDLVMGFKSFITILIYVLIPIVIYLVVVFLFAALMSNASESAIAVIVVIITIVFYVVIFIISLLMPVILGTLARTNSISQSLQIDNIWNIAKQIGLLNLFIMALIIAVCGFIVSLLGSFVSFIPVIGNIITIGFLYTYLMLFSARCNGLLFNKQFERQNQYQQYNQQNYDNQQYNQEANYYPQDNQMQNNQQESNPLDYGNQNSSNQVPTKTCIACGFANPEDAKHCGNCGKQL, encoded by the coding sequence ATGGACCTTGAAGATATTGTTAAAGATGCTATATATTATCCTATAAATGATACAAATAGATTCATAAGACTTGCAATACCTAATATTATACTTGGATTGCTCATAGGATTAATAACCCTGCTGGGTATGGGTTATTTACTCCAACCTAATAATATTTCAGATTTAATTTACATGACTACAGGGTTATCTGTTATTTTACTACTTGTAGTTCTTATAGTGGTTGCTCTGTTAGATTCAGGTATTTCATTGGATGTTATCAAAAATACCATTAATCATAATAACAGTTTACCAGAACTTGACGTGAAAAATGATTTGGTTATGGGTTTTAAAAGTTTTATTACCATATTAATCTATGTTCTCATACCTATTGTAATATACCTTGTTGTAGTATTCTTATTTGCTGCTTTAATGAGTAACGCAAGTGAATCTGCAATTGCTGTAATAGTAGTTATTATTACAATAGTATTTTATGTAGTAATATTTATCATTTCATTATTGATGCCTGTAATTCTAGGTACGCTGGCTAGAACAAATAGTATAAGCCAATCATTGCAGATAGATAATATCTGGAATATAGCTAAACAGATAGGATTGTTAAATTTATTCATAATGGCATTAATTATAGCAGTTTGTGGTTTTATAGTGTCATTATTAGGTAGTTTTGTTTCATTTATTCCGGTTATTGGTAACATCATTACTATCGGATTTTTATACACGTATCTAATGTTATTCAGTGCAAGATGTAATGGATTACTCTTTAACAAACAGTTTGAAAGACAAAATCAATACCAGCAATACAACCAGCAGAACTATGATAATCAACAGTATAATCAGGAAGCAAATTATTATCCGCAGGATAATCAAATGCAAAACAATCAACAAGAAAGTAATCCATTGGACTATGGCAATCAGAATTCATCCAATCAGGTGCCTACAAAAACCTGTATTGCATGTGGATTTGCAAACCCAGAGGATGCAAAACATTGTGGAAACTGTGGAAAGCAGTTATAG
- a CDS encoding BCCT family transporter, giving the protein MGEGNIKQTDNINKPVLWLAVIPFLFIMILAVTFPESFRQTTTFIREFLGIHFGWFYLMVVFLCVVISIVVIFHPMGKIRLGDPDSKPEYSTFSWIAMLFSAGMGIGLVFYGATEPLSLYAVSAPEASLYSQQAMLDALKYSFFHYGISAWAVYGMVALAIAYFKYRKKEVPNISSTLKPLFGKYTEGKLGYVVDALTIFATVVGVATSLGLGAVQINSGLNYLFGVIQSINVQIIIIAIATVLFLSSAVSGINRGVKILSNTNILLAILLMLIALSIGPSLDIANFFIESIGAYMNDFIRLSFRTAASGTLAQQDWVQTWTVYYWAWWISWSPFVGVFIANISKGRTIREFLTYILLVPSLFSFIWFSVFGTLAMDIATPGNPIIGMSVDQMLFGVFNQYPLSIILSVIAIILVIIYFITSADSATVVLAILSENGNENASNRTKIIWGVILASIATILLINGGLDALQNILIITAFPFSIILALIVVSVFRELIYEKDEMGLTVKAKTHPTKDNPFKSYEDNLSEDEDVPSEDG; this is encoded by the coding sequence ATGGGAGAGGGTAACATTAAACAGACAGACAACATTAATAAACCGGTTCTATGGCTGGCAGTCATACCGTTCCTGTTTATAATGATTTTAGCAGTGACATTTCCAGAATCTTTCAGACAAACGACCACATTTATCAGGGAATTTCTGGGAATACACTTCGGATGGTTTTATCTGATGGTAGTATTCCTGTGTGTGGTAATAAGCATAGTTGTAATATTTCATCCTATGGGTAAGATTCGGCTGGGAGATCCTGATTCAAAGCCGGAATATTCAACATTTTCATGGATAGCCATGCTGTTTTCGGCAGGTATGGGTATAGGATTGGTATTTTATGGAGCTACCGAGCCATTATCCCTTTATGCGGTAAGTGCACCTGAAGCAAGCCTTTATTCACAGCAGGCAATGCTTGATGCATTGAAATATTCATTTTTCCATTATGGAATTTCCGCATGGGCAGTCTATGGTATGGTTGCATTGGCCATAGCATACTTCAAATACAGGAAAAAGGAAGTTCCCAATATATCATCGACTTTAAAGCCATTGTTCGGTAAGTATACTGAAGGAAAATTAGGTTACGTAGTTGATGCCCTTACCATATTTGCAACCGTTGTGGGTGTTGCAACATCACTAGGTTTGGGTGCTGTTCAAATTAACAGTGGATTGAATTATTTGTTTGGAGTAATCCAGTCAATTAATGTCCAAATCATAATCATAGCAATAGCAACAGTCCTGTTCTTATCATCGGCTGTTTCGGGAATAAACAGGGGAGTTAAAATTTTATCCAATACAAACATTCTACTGGCTATTCTGCTGATGTTGATTGCCCTATCAATAGGTCCATCATTGGATATTGCAAATTTCTTTATTGAAAGCATTGGTGCTTACATGAATGACTTTATCCGTTTGAGTTTCAGAACTGCCGCATCAGGTACTTTAGCCCAACAGGATTGGGTCCAAACCTGGACGGTTTATTACTGGGCATGGTGGATTTCATGGTCTCCGTTTGTAGGAGTATTCATTGCAAACATATCAAAGGGAAGAACCATCAGGGAATTTCTAACATATATCTTACTGGTACCCTCACTGTTTTCATTCATATGGTTTTCAGTATTCGGAACACTGGCAATGGATATAGCAACACCCGGAAATCCAATCATCGGCATGTCTGTTGATCAGATGCTTTTTGGAGTATTCAACCAATACCCGTTATCCATTATATTATCGGTTATAGCAATAATATTGGTCATCATATACTTTATAACATCGGCTGACTCGGCTACGGTAGTGCTGGCAATATTATCCGAGAACGGAAATGAAAATGCATCAAACAGGACCAAGATTATTTGGGGAGTGATACTGGCAAGTATTGCAACGATACTTCTTATAAATGGTGGACTGGATGCACTTCAGAACATACTTATAATCACGGCATTTCCATTTTCAATTATACTGGCACTGATAGTGGTTTCGGTATTCAGGGAACTTATATATGAGAAGGATGAAATGGGATTGACCGTAAAGGCAAAAACGCATCCTACCAAGGACAACCCGTTCAAGTCATACGAGGATAACCTTTCAGAAGATGAGGATGTCCCTTCAGAAGATGGATAG
- a CDS encoding Ig-like domain repeat protein, translating to MKIIHKIFLFTILIVILTGISYASEISNDIPTSEVIKDADNHLEHDMTKEYKTNKKEEIKTPTKTTVTKNNGTIGETLELNAKVYDSNNKKVNEGYVLFKLNGLTLKDNKKLTGSDNPLKVNVIKGLATVNVTADLSMRYAQNLTAVYSGTNTYDSSRSNTAKVQIKQRDASIIVSSNVKTIKQGQKLTLKAQIYDITNNQKTTKLIPFEDEYVYFKVNGLTLKNSTGEVLKTKVTNGVAITNYTIPLGLSGVTDAQTLTPKNHTILAGFYNKNYQENIRNTSTFQVERSPITITIDNVTIDNKKHQLSLNTSIRDYLGNYVSGPNKCIIKINGVSLKNGTQAMYYYSTNGKLNIKNTPLPLQDKYNTLEVVTQDRLAYKSGRNTTNRFNIIKQDTQIKLDSIDKVEFNKNVTLTGKIIGKSNEVLNNKTLTVNFNGATIKINTDNQGNFKYSNKTNKVATNSITVTFDGDSNYLQTSNKTTFTVIHMPTTIDYTVKNVNYDENTEIDGYLGDKDNNRLKLTRVILNINGETYYTRTDEYGEFHYIYCTKKAGQNNITVKFNGTEYYNPVSKSKTFTVFKRESSVFIDSFPDIISLGEYITVSGGVMNDRNNMIANANITIKINNERFNLKTDKYGYYTFNYKTTKVGTNTVEATVTGNENYLTSTNSNTFTVMKTYNLTLNFYKDKSDEILVYTDRFGSFYEYRPDWQWPQGAYVYVEDIYMGIDGQAQNLLLNATFYFKNSNGNIIAREFTDFSEEYLSHELISGYTPLKVTATYRKKTDEEKSLWYDGYRYNPIAKEWVKMYEPYDYNGGET from the coding sequence ATGAAAATTATTCACAAAATATTCCTATTTACAATACTAATAGTCATATTAACAGGCATTTCATATGCCAGTGAAATATCCAATGATATCCCAACATCAGAAGTCATAAAAGACGCTGATAATCATTTAGAACACGATATGACAAAGGAATATAAAACTAATAAAAAAGAAGAGATAAAAACTCCTACAAAAACAACAGTAACAAAAAACAATGGTACAATAGGTGAAACACTTGAATTAAATGCAAAGGTATATGATTCAAATAACAAAAAAGTCAACGAGGGATATGTACTGTTTAAATTAAACGGATTAACACTTAAAGACAATAAAAAGTTAACTGGCTCCGATAATCCACTCAAGGTAAATGTGATAAAGGGCTTAGCAACAGTCAACGTAACAGCAGACCTAAGTATGAGATATGCACAGAACCTAACGGCAGTATACTCAGGTACAAATACATATGATTCTTCACGCAGCAACACAGCCAAAGTACAAATCAAGCAAAGAGATGCATCCATAATCGTATCAAGCAATGTAAAGACAATAAAACAGGGACAAAAGCTAACGCTTAAGGCACAGATCTATGACATTACAAACAATCAAAAAACTACAAAGCTAATCCCATTCGAGGACGAATACGTATACTTTAAAGTAAACGGATTAACGCTTAAAAACTCCACGGGCGAAGTACTGAAAACAAAAGTCACCAATGGAGTAGCCATAACAAATTACACAATACCACTTGGATTATCAGGAGTAACAGATGCACAGACATTAACACCTAAAAATCATACTATACTCGCTGGATTCTACAATAAAAACTATCAGGAAAACATAAGAAACACCAGTACATTCCAGGTTGAAAGATCACCAATAACAATCACGATAGACAACGTGACAATCGACAACAAAAAACATCAACTCTCCCTTAACACATCAATCAGGGATTACCTTGGAAACTATGTATCAGGGCCAAACAAGTGCATAATTAAAATAAATGGAGTAAGCCTAAAAAATGGAACACAAGCAATGTACTACTACTCGACAAATGGAAAACTAAACATAAAAAATACCCCATTACCATTACAGGACAAATACAACACACTTGAAGTTGTAACACAGGACAGACTAGCATACAAAAGCGGTAGAAATACCACAAATAGATTCAACATAATAAAACAAGACACACAGATAAAACTGGATTCCATAGATAAAGTAGAATTTAATAAGAATGTAACTCTTACAGGTAAAATTATAGGCAAATCAAATGAAGTGTTAAACAACAAAACACTCACGGTTAACTTCAACGGAGCAACAATTAAAATCAATACGGATAACCAAGGAAATTTCAAATATTCAAATAAGACAAACAAAGTAGCAACCAATAGCATTACAGTAACGTTTGATGGAGACAGCAATTACCTTCAAACAAGCAATAAAACAACATTCACGGTTATACACATGCCTACAACAATAGATTATACCGTAAAGAATGTAAACTATGATGAAAATACTGAAATTGATGGATATCTAGGAGATAAAGACAACAATAGACTTAAACTAACTAGAGTTATATTAAACATCAACGGTGAAACATACTACACACGAACAGATGAATATGGAGAGTTTCACTACATCTATTGTACAAAAAAGGCAGGACAAAACAACATAACAGTCAAATTTAATGGAACAGAATACTACAACCCTGTGAGTAAATCAAAAACATTCACTGTATTTAAGAGAGAATCATCTGTATTTATAGATTCATTCCCAGATATCATATCATTAGGAGAATATATTACAGTATCCGGTGGAGTTATGAATGATAGAAACAATATGATAGCAAACGCCAACATTACAATCAAAATAAATAACGAACGATTCAACTTAAAAACAGATAAATATGGTTATTACACTTTCAACTATAAAACCACCAAAGTCGGAACAAATACTGTCGAAGCAACTGTAACCGGAAATGAAAACTATCTGACAAGTACCAATTCAAATACATTTACTGTAATGAAGACATATAACCTAACATTAAACTTCTATAAAGATAAATCTGATGAAATACTTGTTTATACTGATAGATTCGGATCATTTTATGAATATAGACCAGACTGGCAATGGCCACAAGGAGCATATGTATATGTTGAGGACATCTATATGGGCATAGATGGTCAAGCACAGAATCTACTGTTAAATGCGACGTTCTATTTCAAGAATTCTAATGGAAATATAATCGCAAGAGAGTTTACAGATTTTTCAGAAGAATACTTATCACATGAATTGATATCCGGTTATACTCCATTAAAAGTAACCGCGACATACCGTAAAAAAACTGATGAAGAAAAATCGTTATGGTATGATGGATATAGATATAATCCAATAGCTAAAGAATGGGTCAAAATGTATGAACCATATGATTATAATGGTGGAGAGACTTAA
- a CDS encoding 4'-phosphopantetheinyl transferase superfamily protein, whose amino-acid sequence MIKIAYSNVKKLDLKKAYPFTSPDRQKKISRYRFDKDKKLSCGAYLLLKKLLDEINITDAIFKTKKYGKAYISNYPNIHFNLSHSGKYVACAIADTPIGVDIEYNDCEIDLNIAKHYFFNSEYKRIIESENPSNEFFKYWVLKESYMKYTGLGFHLSLDSFEIIMENDDIKLKDDKNNIKFNLFDVDNYKLAFASNQCTNKIREYDISELYH is encoded by the coding sequence ATGATAAAGATTGCATATTCCAATGTCAAGAAACTGGATTTGAAAAAGGCTTATCCTTTTACATCACCCGATAGGCAAAAAAAGATTTCAAGATACCGATTTGATAAGGATAAAAAACTAAGTTGTGGTGCATACCTTCTCTTAAAAAAACTATTGGATGAGATAAACATCACAGATGCCATATTCAAAACAAAAAAATATGGAAAAGCCTACATCAGCAATTACCCGAATATCCACTTTAACCTATCACACAGCGGCAAATATGTAGCATGTGCAATAGCCGACACTCCCATAGGTGTGGATATAGAATACAACGATTGCGAGATTGACTTGAACATAGCAAAACACTACTTTTTTAACAGTGAATACAAAAGAATAATCGAATCGGAAAATCCTTCAAATGAATTCTTCAAATACTGGGTTCTTAAGGAAAGCTACATGAAATATACAGGACTGGGATTTCACTTAAGTCTTGACTCCTTTGAAATAATCATGGAAAATGATGATATAAAACTTAAGGATGATAAAAACAATATAAAATTCAACTTGTTTGATGTGGATAATTATAAACTGGCATTTGCATCAAATCAATGCACAAATAAAATTAGGGAATATGATATAAGTGAGTTATATCATTAA
- a CDS encoding AbrB/MazE/SpoVT family DNA-binding domain-containing protein — MVMTKISKGYKITIPRVIRRELNISEVDNIEWKINENMNIELIPHKKKSMMDLIGIISDEELDAVESCEKASKGEL; from the coding sequence ATGGTAATGACAAAAATAAGTAAAGGTTATAAAATAACTATTCCACGTGTTATTCGTCGTGAATTAAACATTAGTGAAGTTGATAACATTGAATGGAAAATTAATGAAAATATGAATATTGAATTAATTCCACATAAAAAGAAGTCAATGATGGATTTAATAGGGATAATAAGTGATGAAGAGTTGGATGCTGTAGAATCCTGTGAAAAAGCATCAAAAGGAGAATTATAA